From the genome of Gryllotalpicola protaetiae:
CCGACAGCGGCGTCTGCACCTCGCCCGCCATCTCGCGCGCGGCGAACTCGAGGTGCTCTGGCCACACGGGCCGCGGCATCCGGTCGTTCCCCGGTGGGCCGGAGGCGATCCAGCCCCCGCCGAGCACTGTCGCCGTGTCGCGCTTGGGGCGGCGCACGACCGAGAGCGCGAACGCCGTCGCGGGGGCCGGAGTGAAGCCACGATAGTTGTCGAACAGGTGGCCGCCGAACAGCCCGCTACCCGCGGCGATGTCGGTGCACGACGGGTCCGCCGAGGTGAATTCGAGCGAGCCCGTGCCGCCGCCGTTGACGAATTCGAGCTGCGCGACCTCGCGAACGGATGCCACCGCTGCGGCTCGCCTCTCGAGCAGCTCGGCCTTCGAGCGGCGCTGCATCCAGCGCACGGTCTGCGCGAACGCCGCGCGCCCGGCCGGGTCGTCGCCCTGGCCGGCGATCTGCGCCTCGTACGACATCATGCCGACGAGAGCGAAGCCCGGCCGCCGCGCGATGTGCTCGGCGAGCGACCGCGCAGCCGCGGCCGTGTGCACAGGCGAGCGCCATACGCCGATGTGCCCGGCTGGCCCGTTCCACGACGCGTCGAGCTCGATCGCGACGCGGACGGTCTCCCGGGCGCCAGGCGGAACGACCGCGTCGACGAGGTCGAGCTGCGCGACCGAGTCGACCATCAGCGTCACCCGCGCGGCAAGCTCGGGCGAGGCGGCCAGCCGCCTGATCGCGGCGCGTTCCGCCGTGGGGTAGCCGACGACGACGTCCGCGATGCCGGGGCGATCGGGTGAGGCATCCGCCGCGAGCCACAGCGCCTCGCTCAAGGTGTACGCGAGCACACCCGCATAGCCGGGCAGCGCGAGCACCGCGTCGAGCACCTCACGCACTCGCACCGACTTCGACGCGAGCCGGATGGGCTTCCCACCCGCGCGCCGCAGCATGTCGTGCGCGTTGTGGGCGAGGGCGCCGAGGTGGATGACGCCGTAGGGCGGGTCGAGCTCGCGCGTGGCATCCGTCATGCTCTGCCAGTAGCCCGCGGCCGAAACCCAGGGCTGCGCGACGGGCGGAAGCGAAAGATCGATCATGCGACGCTCCTCACGCGTGCGACGGCGAACGCCCCGCCGAGGGCCGCGAGGCCCGCGAGGACGAACAATCCGGTGAACCCGCCCAGCCAGAACACGACGATGCCGCCGAGCAGGGGGCCGAACGCCTGCGGGATGGCCCAGGCGATGTTCATGATGCCGAGGTCCTTGCCGCGGGTCTCGGGGTCGGGCAGCACCTGCGTGGCGAGCGCCTGGTCGACGGCGAGGAAGCAGCCGTAGCCGATGCCGAGCAGCGCGCCGCCGACGTACGCCGTCGGCATCGACGGGAAGGCGGCGAGCAGCAGCGCTGCGACCGCCTGCACGACGCTCGCGACGAACACGAACAGCTTGCGGCGTTCGAGGCGGTCGCTGACGCGGCCGAGGGCGAGGGATGCCGCGATCACGAATACCATGTAGACGAACACCAGCGGGATCAGGTCGTTCTCGGCGTTCCGGTCGTGCAGGCCGAATTCGAGGAAGTAGAGCAGGAGGCCCGTGCCGAGGGCGTTGCCGAGGTTCACGAGCACGCGCGACAGCAGGGTCCAGCCGAAATCGGGGTGGGCCTTCGGCGAGATCCAGAGCTCGGCGACGATGCGCCTCGGCGTGAGCGGTGGCAGGCCGCGGGCGCGGTGTCGCGGGTCCGGCACGACGAGCAGGAAGGGCGCGACGAGGACGATGAGGGCTGCGGCTGCGAGCCCGTAGCCGCCGAGCGTGCCGAGGCCCAGGATCGTGACGAGCGCGAGGCCGAGGATGATGCCGATGGCCTGCGGCGCGCTCATCCAGCCGGAGACGTAGCCGCGCTGGCCGACGGGCACCTGGTCGGAGATCATCGCGGTGAGCGCGGCGGTGAGCACGCAGAAGCCCGTGAGGCTGAGCGCCCAGAAGACGGCGATGCCCGTCATGGTGGTCTGCAGGCCGAGCGCGAACAGCGCGGCCGCGAACAGCAGCGCGCCGCCCGCGACCCAGGGCCTGCGGCGGCCGAAGCGGCTCGCTGTACGGTCGCTCAGCGCGCCGGTGAGCGGGTAGGCGACGATCGCGCACAGGCCGGCGATGCCGGAGACGACGCCGAACCAGAGCACGTTGTCGACCCAGTACGCGGTGCGCAGCTCGGTCTGGATCTGCGCGGGAAGCAGCAGCTGGATCGGGGTGAGCTGCGCCATCCAGACCCCGAGCCAGGCCGCGGCGAACAGTGCGATCCAGCGGCCGGTGACCGGAGTCAGCGGCTCGGTGCGAGCGGTCGTGGCGGTGGCGCTCATGCGCTGCGCTCCGGTGCACTCGCGTGCGCCTCGACGGCCCGCGCGCCGGAGCGCGCGAGCGCGAGCGCCTCGCCGTCGTCATGCCGCACGAGCCACGAGATCGTGATGCCGTCGGCCAGCGCGACCACCATGCGGGCCACCTCGACAACGGGAACGTTCCAGCGCCACCCGGTGCGGCCGGCCGCCGCCTCGAGCGCCATCTGCACGAGCTCGGTGTAGCGCTCGTACTGCAGCCGGGCGAGGTGCGCCGTGCGCTCGTCACGCAGCGCGTACTGCGTGAGCTCGAGCATGGCGCGTTCGCGCTCGGGCTCAGCCTTCACCGAGTCGAGGTAGCGGGTGAGGCCTGCTTCGACGAGGTCGCCCAGTGAGGCATCCGTGATATCTGAACCGAGCAGCGGCGCGATCGCGCGGTATTCCTCATTCACCGCCCGCTGCACGAGCTCGGCCATGAGCTCGTCGTGCGAGTCGAAGACGTAGTGGAAGCTCGCGAGGGGCATGTCGGCCTCCGCGACGATCGCGCGCGTGGTGGCGCCCGCGATTCCGTCGCGCGCCACGACGCGCAGTGCAGCCTCGATGAGCGCCTCGCGACGTTCATTGGCCGGGATGTGAGCCACAGGGTGCCCCCTCGCATGCAACTGGGACGATTGTCCCAGTTGGAGGAACCCTAGCGCGGTTGCAACGCGGATGCTGCACCGCGCTGTATCGGTCGGTGCGGTTCAGCGTCGTACGGACTCGGGGGCCGGGCGATAGTGCGCCTCGACGAAGACCGCGAGGTCGTCAACCTCGCGTCCGGCGACATCGTGGCCGAGGCCTGCGTAGACACGCACCTGAGCGTCCGCGTGCGTGGAGGTCCAGCGTTCGGTGCGAGCGACCGCGGACGGCGGAATGACCCCGTCGTGCGCCCCATGTCCCCAGAAGACCGGGCGCGGACGGGATGCCAGGACAGCGTCGCCCGGCTGGACGTCGTCGACGACGAAGCCGGCCAGATTCACGGCGTAGTCGACGATGTCAGGAGCGAGCCGCATGACCTGCAGTGCCATGGCGCCGCCCTGGGAGAAGCCGCCTACTCCGACCGTGGCCGCCCTGGGGAGCGAGGTCAGCCAGTCCACAACGGAGGCCGCTGCATGGTTGGCAATGGCTGGCTGCGGGTCGCCGATGGGGTTGCCTCGGCTGGGGAACCAGGCGAAACCGCCGGCCTCGGGCAGGTTGGAGCGGACCGACGCGACCACGAGGTCATCAGGGAGCCGGGTCCGGAGCGCGAACAGGTGATGCTCGTCGTAGCTCCAGCCGTGCATGAGCACCAGGAGCGGCCGGCCCGCGCGCTCGTCTGCGGGATGCGACCAGAGGACGTGCTGGGGATCGATAGCGGGCATGGTGATCCTCCGTAGGACGTTCGGTGGGTGGGGCGTCTCAATCGTCGGATTGAGCCCCACCCACGCGCCACTACCTTCACGTGCGTCCCGATACCCCTCAGGTATCGGGGAACGCCGGCCAGGTCATCGGACCCCTGGTGCGCCCCCACGCCAGGCTCGGAAGCTCTCGCCGAGCGTCGGGACCGCGAGGTCGAGCGCGATCCGGCGGAAGTCCGCGATCTCGGGCGCTGTTCGGTGTATCGCCGAGGCCAGGCCCACTCGCGCGGCGAGCACGCCATCGAGGTTGCGGTACACGACCTCGGGCCGGGGGTAGAGGCCCGCGATGGAGGTGCCCACGATCGCGATGCCACGCCGGGCGACGACGTGCTCAAGTTTCTCCTCCATGGACCGCGTCGTCACCCCTGGGCGCCCGGTGGGCAGGAAGTCGCCGGCCCAGTCGGGCACGAGATCAGGCGAGTCAAGCAGCGGCTCGTCCTCCAGGTCGCGCACGTCGATCCGGTCGAGGCTCGCGAGCGGATGGTCGCGCCGTAGCGCGACCATCCGCGGTTCCTCGGCCAGCGGGGTCACAGCGAGACCGGTCTCGTCGAAGGGGTAACGCACGAATCCGACGTCGGCTGTGCCGTCGTGCAGCACCGTGACCTGATCGGTGAACGATGTACGCACGACGTCGGTGTCCCATGCTGGATGGACGTCGGAGAAGCGGACGGCCATCGCTGTGACCACAAGACCGGGCATGAAAGCGATGGTGAACAGCCGCCGGTCGGTGTCCGTTCGTGCGGCACGACGCGCCAGGGCGTCAGCCGCGCGCAGCAGCGGCAGCGCGTCCTCGAACACCTGCTCGCCCGCGGGCGTGAGCGTCGTGCCCAGGTGGGACCGGTCGAGCAGCCGCACGCCAAGTTCTTGCTCCAGCGCCCGCAGTTGACGCGTGAGCACCGGCTGGGCGATGAAGAGCTGTTCGGCGGCGGCGCGCATGGAGGAGGCCTGTGCCACGGCGACGAAATAGCGCAATTTGCGCAGGTCGACGTCCATACTGCTCCCTCGCGCGACTAGGTCATTTGTGGACATGTCACCGCGGCCGGGCGTAGTCACCCCTGCCGTCTCGATTTCTTCACGGACGGCGTGTTCGCCGTCGTGATGACCATCATGATCCTTGAGGGGCGTCCTGCACGACCGCGAGGCGTCCCGAGCCGTGACGGTCGGGACGCCTCGCGGCGGTCGATATCGGCTCAGACGAGGACGGTGCCGCCGTCGACGACGCTGACCACGCCGGTGGCGTAGTCCTGCTCGATGAGGTGGACGTACTCGCGCGCGATGTCCTCCGGTTCGCCCACACGACCGAGCGGCAGCGCCCTGCCGCTCGTCTCGTACATGAGCTCGCGGTCGCTGTCGGGCATCCCGGCCCACAGCGGGCTGCGCACCACCCCGGGGGCCACGACGTTCACGCGCAGCGGAGCCAGCTCCACGGCGAGAGACTTGGCCGCCGAGATCACGGCCCCCGACACGGCGGCGCCGAGGAACCAGCCGGAACCGCCCTTGAACGCTGCGGTGCCTGCGGTGAGGGTGACCGAGCCGTCCTCACGCAGGTGCGGCACGGCCTGGCGTACGACGTCGAGCATGTGCACCAGCCGCAGGCCGAGGAAGCGGGTCCCACCCTCGGCCGTGTAGTCGTCGAGGGTGGTGGCAGCGAAGTTCTCCCCCGCGGTGTAGACGAGGTGGTCGAACGGCCCAACCTCGTCGAGAAATGCGCCCACGGCGGCCGTGTCCGACGCGTCCACAGTCCGCCCGATGGCCGTCGGCGGCAGCGCGCGCAGCGCAGACTCGACGGTGATGGGGTTGCGGGACGCGACAACGACCGTCGCCCCCTTCTCAGCGATGGCCTGCGCGGTCGCAAGCCCAAGACCGCTCGTGCCGCCGATCACGACGACCTTGTGGGCGGTGCCTAGTGACATCTGATCCTCCTGGATTCCGGTGCGGTCATTCGTGGACCGCTAAGACCAGAGTCCGGCTCGGTGCTCCGCGTGACTACTACCTTCGACGTCCGGGTGATACCCGCGAGGCATCGCCGGGGCTTCTGCGGGCCGAACCTCCCCGGACATCACACCTAGGCGCTGGAAGCTCCGTCATTGATCCGATCATCAATGGATCGCCCGCTACGTCGTGCCCCCGGCCGGGTTCGAACCGGCACTGTGAGAATTTTAAGTTCCCTGCCTCTGCCAATTGGGCTACGGGGGCGCGTGCTCAGCGTAGATGTGAAATCGGGCCTGCCCACTGAGGACAGACCCGATTTCAACGGCTGGGCGGATGCCTACTCTGCAGGCGTCTCGGCACCCTCGGGCGCCTTGGCATCGGCCTCTGCCGCGCGCTGCGCCGCGGTCTTGCGCGGGGCGCGCTTCGGCGCCGGCGCGGCCTCGACGACCTCGGGCGTCGGAGCCGCAGCGGCAGCCGCAGGAACGGCCGGCGCAGGGGCGACCGCCGGAGCGGCGGCAACCTCGGGCGCGGCGGGCCGGGGGCGCGACGCGAACTCCTCGAAGTTCGCGCGCGGCGTCTGCACGGCCGAGATGGTGGCGAAGTCGCGGCCCAGGAAGAAATTGCCGAGCCAACCGAAGATGACGCGCCACTTGCGCTCCCACGAGGGCATCGCGAGGCCGTGGTAACCACGGTGCATCAGCCAGGCGATGAAGCCCTTGAACGCCAGGTTGCCCGACTGGAACACGCCGTCGTAGAGGCCGATGCTGGCCACGGCGCCCAGGCTCTTGTGGATGTAGTCGACCGGGTCCTCGCCGCGCAGCACCGCGATGAGGTTCTTGGCAAGGCGCTTCGCCTGGCGCACAGCGTGCTGCGCGTTCGGCACACAGAAGCCGCCGACGCCCTTGCCGGTCAGGTCGGGGACGGCCGCGACGTCACCGGCGGACCACGCGCCTTCGATGACCTCGCCGTCGGC
Proteins encoded in this window:
- a CDS encoding amino acid deaminase/aldolase, giving the protein MIDLSLPPVAQPWVSAAGYWQSMTDATRELDPPYGVIHLGALAHNAHDMLRRAGGKPIRLASKSVRVREVLDAVLALPGYAGVLAYTLSEALWLAADASPDRPGIADVVVGYPTAERAAIRRLAASPELAARVTLMVDSVAQLDLVDAVVPPGARETVRVAIELDASWNGPAGHIGVWRSPVHTAAAARSLAEHIARRPGFALVGMMSYEAQIAGQGDDPAGRAAFAQTVRWMQRRSKAELLERRAAAVASVREVAQLEFVNGGGTGSLEFTSADPSCTDIAAGSGLFGGHLFDNYRGFTPAPATAFALSVVRRPKRDTATVLGGGWIASGPPGNDRMPRPVWPEHLEFAAREMAGEVQTPLSGAAAEALRPGDRVWFRHTKSGELSEHVNEFALVGEHGVVGTTPTYRGEGKAFL
- a CDS encoding MFS transporter; this encodes MSATATTARTEPLTPVTGRWIALFAAAWLGVWMAQLTPIQLLLPAQIQTELRTAYWVDNVLWFGVVSGIAGLCAIVAYPLTGALSDRTASRFGRRRPWVAGGALLFAAALFALGLQTTMTGIAVFWALSLTGFCVLTAALTAMISDQVPVGQRGYVSGWMSAPQAIGIILGLALVTILGLGTLGGYGLAAAALIVLVAPFLLVVPDPRHRARGLPPLTPRRIVAELWISPKAHPDFGWTLLSRVLVNLGNALGTGLLLYFLEFGLHDRNAENDLIPLVFVYMVFVIAASLALGRVSDRLERRKLFVFVASVVQAVAALLLAAFPSMPTAYVGGALLGIGYGCFLAVDQALATQVLPDPETRGKDLGIMNIAWAIPQAFGPLLGGIVVFWLGGFTGLFVLAGLAALGGAFAVARVRSVA
- a CDS encoding TetR/AcrR family transcriptional regulator, translated to MAHIPANERREALIEAALRVVARDGIAGATTRAIVAEADMPLASFHYVFDSHDELMAELVQRAVNEEYRAIAPLLGSDITDASLGDLVEAGLTRYLDSVKAEPERERAMLELTQYALRDERTAHLARLQYERYTELVQMALEAAAGRTGWRWNVPVVEVARMVVALADGITISWLVRHDDGEALALARSGARAVEAHASAPERSA
- a CDS encoding alpha/beta hydrolase; protein product: MPAIDPQHVLWSHPADERAGRPLLVLMHGWSYDEHHLFALRTRLPDDLVVASVRSNLPEAGGFAWFPSRGNPIGDPQPAIANHAAASVVDWLTSLPRAATVGVGGFSQGGAMALQVMRLAPDIVDYAVNLAGFVVDDVQPGDAVLASRPRPVFWGHGAHDGVIPPSAVARTERWTSTHADAQVRVYAGLGHDVAGREVDDLAVFVEAHYRPAPESVRR
- a CDS encoding LysR family transcriptional regulator, producing MDVDLRKLRYFVAVAQASSMRAAAEQLFIAQPVLTRQLRALEQELGVRLLDRSHLGTTLTPAGEQVFEDALPLLRAADALARRAARTDTDRRLFTIAFMPGLVVTAMAVRFSDVHPAWDTDVVRTSFTDQVTVLHDGTADVGFVRYPFDETGLAVTPLAEEPRMVALRRDHPLASLDRIDVRDLEDEPLLDSPDLVPDWAGDFLPTGRPGVTTRSMEEKLEHVVARRGIAIVGTSIAGLYPRPEVVYRNLDGVLAARVGLASAIHRTAPEIADFRRIALDLAVPTLGESFRAWRGGAPGVR
- a CDS encoding SDR family oxidoreductase, whose translation is MSLGTAHKVVVIGGTSGLGLATAQAIAEKGATVVVASRNPITVESALRALPPTAIGRTVDASDTAAVGAFLDEVGPFDHLVYTAGENFAATTLDDYTAEGGTRFLGLRLVHMLDVVRQAVPHLREDGSVTLTAGTAAFKGGSGWFLGAAVSGAVISAAKSLAVELAPLRVNVVAPGVVRSPLWAGMPDSDRELMYETSGRALPLGRVGEPEDIAREYVHLIEQDYATGVVSVVDGGTVLV